The following proteins are co-located in the Vidua macroura isolate BioBank_ID:100142 chromosome 1, ASM2450914v1, whole genome shotgun sequence genome:
- the MRPL36 gene encoding 39S ribosomal protein L36, mitochondrial — translation MLSLLVRAAATAAPLRSLCRSSLCSLAPWGRAAGLPAACASWAPPPWRAPRGLLAVPPPPGPPLPAGLKTKTVLKKRCKDCYIVRRRGRLYVCCKSNPRHKQRKG, via the coding sequence ATGCTGTCCCTCCTGGTCAGGGCCGCCGCCACGGCCGCCCCGTTGCGCTCGCTGTGCCGCTCGTCCTTGTGCTCGCTGGCCCCGTGGGGACGGGCGGCGGGGCTGCCCGCGGCGTGTGCGAGCTGGGCCCCGCCGCCGTGGCGGGCGCCCCGCGGGCTGCTGGCCGTGCCGCCGCCCCCCGGGCCGCCGCTGCCGGCCGGGCTGAAGACGAAGACGGTGCTGAAGAAGCGCTGCAAGGACTGCTACATCGtccggcggcgcgggcggctcTACGTGTGCTGCAAGAGCAACCCCCGGCACAAGCAGCGCAAGGGGTAG
- the NDUFS6 gene encoding NADH dehydrogenase [ubiquinone] iron-sulfur protein 6, mitochondrial isoform X1, which produces MAAPAATFRWLLPRSRPLLSRPGLAAAAAARHYGVRASDTGELVTHTGQVYDEKDYRRVRFVGRQKEVNKNFAIDLIAEQPVSQVESRVISCDGGGGALGHPKVYINLDKETKTGTCGYCGLQFKQKHH; this is translated from the exons atggcggcgcccgccGCGACCTTCCGCTGGCTGCTGCCGCGGAGCCGCCCGCTGCTGTCCCGCCCGGGGCtggctgccgccgccgccgcccggcacTACGGTGTGCGGGCCTCCGACACCGGCGAGCTGGTGACGCACACGGGGCAG GTATATGACGAGAAGGATTATAGAAGAGTTAGATTTGTTGGACGACAAAAGGAG GTGAACAAGAATTTTGCAATCGATTTGATAGCAGAGCAGCCTGTGAGTCAAGTTGAAAGCAGAGTGATATCATGCGATGGTGGTGGTGGAGCTTTGGGACATCCCAAAGTATACATAAACTTG GACAAAGAGACGAAGACCGGAACATGTGGCTACTGTGGACTTCAGTTTAAACAGAAACATCACTGA
- the NDUFS6 gene encoding NADH dehydrogenase [ubiquinone] iron-sulfur protein 6, mitochondrial isoform X2 yields MAAPAATFRWLLPRSRPLLSRPGLAAAAAARHYGVRASDTGELVTHTGQVNKNFAIDLIAEQPVSQVESRVISCDGGGGALGHPKVYINLDKETKTGTCGYCGLQFKQKHH; encoded by the exons atggcggcgcccgccGCGACCTTCCGCTGGCTGCTGCCGCGGAGCCGCCCGCTGCTGTCCCGCCCGGGGCtggctgccgccgccgccgcccggcacTACGGTGTGCGGGCCTCCGACACCGGCGAGCTGGTGACGCACACGGGGCAG GTGAACAAGAATTTTGCAATCGATTTGATAGCAGAGCAGCCTGTGAGTCAAGTTGAAAGCAGAGTGATATCATGCGATGGTGGTGGTGGAGCTTTGGGACATCCCAAAGTATACATAAACTTG GACAAAGAGACGAAGACCGGAACATGTGGCTACTGTGGACTTCAGTTTAAACAGAAACATCACTGA